A genomic window from Pecten maximus chromosome 6, xPecMax1.1, whole genome shotgun sequence includes:
- the LOC117330046 gene encoding alpha-(1,3)-fucosyltransferase C-like: MITNAKRFYKVTIVSIVAFIFIYVLTGRYYFQSYDEGAIKGTVKSGTNLYIYQPNLTNVTSAVEKRVKNIYFYNPQFFHVFSDWILDTWGTSKKFEKCAIPNCIVTRGNVSLEEIDAIIFKPRDMGYCPPTKPPGQVWIFAEFETPNYYYQSKCFHDLKSKVNWTMTYRRDADFPIAHGYFREMNKPLYSQKDLEDIFAKKTKTAVVFISHCPTVGKRLQFIKVLQSHGIQVDVFGSCGRSLKQCNNAARYQVSFNVSGQLGADCFSKVLLQYKFFLSLENSLCLDYTTEKSLHRVMQYPIIPVIRDGGNASMFHPPHSYLHTSDYSSVKELAQHMKLLAGNKTAYLEYLQWKQHYYTEDMYTEWNSAFCRICERLHNPESYRRVYRDIAAWHISPGGKHVCKGPTDLNS, from the coding sequence ATGATCACCAACGCCAAAAGGTTTTACAAGGTGACCATCGTTTCTATCGTTGCCTTCATCTTCATCTACGTCCTCACGGGAAGATACTATTTTCAGAGTTACGATGAAGGGGCGATCAAAGGAACTGTTAAATCAGgaacaaatctatatatatatcagcccAATTTAACAAATGTGACAAGTGCAGTCGAGAAAAGggtaaaaaatatctatttctaCAACCCACAGTTTTTTCATGTGTTCAGTGATTGGATTTTAGATACTTGGGGGACGTCtaagaaatttgaaaaatgtgcgATCCCTAATTGTATTGTAACAAGGGGTAATGTCTCTTTAGAGGAAATCGACGCCATAATATTTAAACCTAGAGACATGGGATACTGTCCGCCAACCAAGCCTCCCGGACAGGTGTGGATATTTGCTGAATTTGAGACACCAAACTATTATTATCAAAGTAAGTGTTTTCATGATCTGAAAAGTAAAGTGAATTGGACGATGACATATCGACGTGATGCAGATTTCCCTATCGCACATGGTTATTTTAGGGAAATGAACAAACCTCTATACAGTCAAAAGGATCTGGAGGATATTTTTGCGAAGAAAACAAAGACAGCAGTGGTTTTCATCAGTCATTGCCCCACTGTTGGTAAACGGTTGCAGTTTATCAAAGTGTTACAGTCACATGGTATACAAGTGGATGTCTTCGGTTCGTGTGGACGTTCACTTAAACAGTGCAATAATGCAGCTCGTTATCAGGTGAGCTTCAACGTATCTGGACAACTGGGAGCTGATTGTTTCAGTAAGGTTCTTTTACAGTATAAATTTTTCCTTTCTTTAGAAAATTCTCTTTGTTTAGATTACACAACGGAAAAATCTCTTCATCGTGTTATGCAATATCCAATAATTCCAGTGATACGGGATGGAGGGAACGCGTCAATGTTCCACCCCCCACACTCTTATCTCCACACGTCCGATTATAGTTCTGTGAAGGAGCTAGCCCAGCACATGAAGCTGTTGGCTGGAAACAAAACAGCCTATTTGGAATATCTTCAATGGAAACAACATTACTACACTGAAGATATGTATACCGAATGGAATTCCGCATTCTGCAGAATATGTGAAAGATTACACAACCCTGAGAGTTACAGACGTGTTTATCGTGACATTGCAGCTTGGCACATTTCACCGGGAGGAAAACACGTCTGCAAAGGCCCTACAGACCTGAATTCTTAA